Proteins from a genomic interval of Mycobacterium conspicuum:
- a CDS encoding DUF881 domain-containing protein — MSENQDPPERGRHELRGGRTRLAFGALAVVLCLVLGIAIVTQARQTRSGDSLDTARPADLLVLLDSLRQREATLNTEVADLQNTLNSLQASGNSDQAAIQSAQARLAALSILVGAVGATGRGVTLTIDDPGPGVTPEAMLDVINELRAAGAEAIETNDAHDSVRVGVDTWVVGAPGSLTIDNKTLSPPYSILAIGDPPTLAAAMNIPGGAEDSVKRVGARMTVQQSDRVDVTTLRQPKPHQYAQPVK, encoded by the coding sequence ATGAGCGAGAACCAGGACCCCCCGGAGCGCGGCCGTCACGAGCTGCGCGGCGGGCGAACGCGGTTGGCGTTCGGCGCGCTAGCCGTCGTGTTATGCCTGGTGCTGGGGATCGCGATCGTCACCCAGGCCCGCCAGACCCGTTCCGGGGACTCGCTGGACACCGCCCGCCCGGCGGACCTGTTGGTGTTGCTGGATTCGCTGCGGCAACGCGAAGCAACGCTCAACACCGAAGTGGCCGACCTGCAGAACACCCTGAACTCGCTGCAAGCCTCGGGCAACAGCGACCAGGCCGCCATCCAGAGCGCTCAGGCCAGGCTGGCGGCGCTGTCCATCCTGGTCGGCGCGGTGGGTGCCACCGGGCGCGGTGTCACGTTGACCATCGACGACCCCGGACCCGGCGTGACGCCGGAAGCGATGCTCGACGTGATCAACGAGTTGCGGGCCGCAGGTGCCGAGGCGATCGAGACCAACGACGCCCACGATTCGGTGCGCGTCGGCGTCGACACCTGGGTGGTCGGCGCGCCCGGCTCGCTGACCATCGACAACAAAACGCTGTCGCCGCCGTATTCGATTCTGGCGATTGGTGATCCGCCGACGCTGGCCGCCGCGATGAACATTCCCGGTGGCGCCGAGGACAGCGTCAAACGCGTGGGCGCGCGCATGACCGTGCAGCAGTCGGACCGGGTGGACGTGACCACCTTGCGGCAACCGAAACCGCACCAATACGCTCAGCCCGTCAAGTGA
- a CDS encoding CDP-alcohol phosphatidyltransferase family protein, protein MEAELPPDRVLTVPNLLSAIRLALIPVFIYLLLVAHAQGWAVAILMFSGASDWADGKIARSLNQSSRLGVLLDPAVDRLYMVAVPVTMAVRGIVPWWFVVTLLARDALLAATLPLLRSRGLSALPVTYVGKAATFALMSGFPLVLLGQWPALWSRVVGNFGWGFLIWGMYMYLWAFVLYVVQITQVVRQMPKLSKADQRLAHEAGEHG, encoded by the coding sequence ATGGAGGCCGAGCTTCCGCCAGATCGGGTGCTGACGGTGCCCAACCTGCTGAGCGCCATTCGGCTGGCGCTCATCCCAGTCTTCATCTATCTGCTGCTGGTCGCGCACGCCCAGGGCTGGGCGGTGGCAATCCTGATGTTCAGTGGCGCTTCGGACTGGGCCGACGGCAAGATCGCCCGGTCGCTGAACCAGTCGTCGCGCCTGGGCGTCCTGCTCGACCCGGCCGTCGATCGGCTCTACATGGTGGCGGTTCCGGTCACGATGGCGGTGCGCGGGATCGTGCCGTGGTGGTTCGTCGTGACGCTGCTGGCGCGCGACGCACTGCTGGCCGCGACGCTGCCGCTGCTGCGCAGCCGCGGGCTCTCGGCACTGCCGGTGACCTACGTCGGCAAGGCCGCGACGTTCGCGTTGATGTCGGGCTTTCCGCTGGTACTGCTGGGGCAGTGGCCCGCGCTGTGGAGCCGCGTGGTGGGAAACTTCGGATGGGGGTTTTTGATCTGGGGTATGTACATGTACCTGTGGGCGTTCGTGCTCTACGTGGTGCAGATAACGCAGGTGGTGCGCCAGATGCCCAAGCTCAGCAAGGCCGATCAGCGGCTGGCCCACGAAGCAGGTGAACATGGCTGA
- a CDS encoding DUF881 domain-containing protein, translating into MAEPDRLLGGYDPSAGYRAHAPQPKHIPVPSLLRALLSEHLDPGYAAAAATRASAPPSARARVFGWFWQALAAGLVAAVFAAAVAQARSVAPGVRSAQQLLATSVRSTEAAATKLAQRRSVLTRELDDDQRRVLASDAEGQRLLTRLDALSLAAASTAVIGPGLTVTITDPGVGPNLSDVSKQRVNGSRQIILDRDLQLVVNSLWASGAEAMAVGGARIGPNMTIRQAGGAILVDNNPTASPYTILAVGPPHAMRDVFDHSPGLQRLRLLETSYGVGVTVKVSDGLSLPAGAVRDVKFAKQIGP; encoded by the coding sequence ATGGCTGAACCGGATCGGCTGCTCGGGGGCTATGACCCCAGCGCCGGGTACCGGGCCCACGCGCCGCAGCCCAAGCACATTCCGGTGCCCTCCCTGCTGCGCGCCTTGCTCTCCGAGCACCTCGACCCCGGCTATGCCGCGGCGGCCGCCACCCGCGCGAGCGCACCGCCGAGCGCGCGGGCGCGCGTATTCGGCTGGTTTTGGCAGGCCCTGGCCGCGGGGCTGGTCGCAGCGGTGTTCGCCGCCGCAGTCGCGCAGGCGCGCTCGGTGGCTCCCGGGGTGCGCAGCGCCCAGCAGCTGCTGGCGACCAGCGTGCGCTCCACCGAGGCCGCCGCCACCAAGTTGGCCCAACGGCGCAGCGTGCTCACCAGGGAACTCGACGACGACCAACGGCGCGTTTTGGCCAGCGACGCCGAGGGGCAGCGCCTGCTGACCCGCCTCGACGCGCTCAGCCTTGCGGCAGCCAGCACGGCCGTCATCGGTCCGGGCCTGACGGTGACCATCACCGATCCCGGCGTCGGCCCGAACCTGTCCGACGTGTCCAAGCAGCGGGTCAACGGCAGCCGGCAGATCATTCTCGACCGCGACCTGCAACTCGTCGTCAACTCGCTGTGGGCCAGCGGTGCCGAGGCCATGGCCGTCGGCGGCGCCCGGATCGGGCCGAATATGACCATCCGACAGGCCGGCGGCGCGATCCTGGTCGACAACAACCCCACCGCCAGCCCCTACACCATCCTGGCCGTGGGACCGCCGCACGCAATGCGCGATGTCTTCGATCACAGCCCGGGGCTGCAGCGGCTGCGCCTGCTGGAAACCTCCTACGGCGTCGGCGTCACCGTCAAGGTTTCCGACGGGCTGTCGCTGCCGGCCGGCGCGGTCCGGGATGTCAAGTTCGCCAAGCAGATTGGGCCCTGA
- a CDS encoding bifunctional nuclease family protein, producing MGEVRVVGIRVEQPQNQPVLLLRESDGDRYLPIWIGQSEAAAIALEQQGVEPPRPLTHDLIRDLIAALGHSLKEVRIVDLQEGTFYADLIFDRDIKVSARPSDSVAIALRVGVPIYVEEAVLAQAGLLIPDETDEEGNTAVREDEVEKFKEFLDSVSPDDFKAT from the coding sequence ATGGGTGAAGTTCGTGTGGTCGGCATTCGTGTCGAGCAGCCGCAGAACCAGCCGGTGCTGTTGCTGCGCGAGTCCGACGGTGACCGGTACTTGCCGATCTGGATCGGTCAGTCGGAAGCCGCCGCGATCGCGCTGGAACAGCAGGGCGTCGAACCACCCCGCCCGCTGACACACGATTTGATCAGGGATCTCATTGCCGCGCTTGGACATTCGCTCAAAGAGGTGCGGATCGTCGATCTGCAGGAGGGCACCTTCTACGCCGATCTGATTTTCGACCGCGACATCAAGGTGTCGGCGCGCCCCTCGGACTCGGTGGCGATCGCGCTGCGGGTCGGCGTCCCGATCTATGTCGAGGAAGCGGTGCTGGCCCAGGCCGGCCTGCTGATCCCCGACGAGACCGACGAAGAGGGCAACACCGCCGTCCGTGAGGACGAGGTGGAGAAGTTCAAGGAGTTTCTCGACAGCGTGTCACCCGACGATTTCAAGGCGACCTAG
- a CDS encoding ABC transporter ATP-binding protein/permease has protein sequence MEPKPFKPSINWSAAFHDSVLWTLKAWAIAAVVVLIVLVLMRYLTVWGRQYWRITGAYFKGRRAVPVWLMFGVLLLSVIVAVRLNVLFSYQSNDLYTAVQTAFEGIAVGDDKIKSSGVHGFWMSIAIFSLLAALFIGRIMLDIYLTQRFIIAWRVWLTGHLTDDWLHGRAYYRDLFIDNTIDNPDQRIQQDIDIFTAGVGATPNIPSNGTNSTLLLGAVHAVVSVVSFTAILWNLSGHLNILGFQLPRALFWIVVLYVLLATIVAFWLGRPLIWLSFNNEKLNAAFRYALVRLRDAAEAVGFYRGERVERRQLWRRFTPIIDNYRRFVRRTIIFNGWNWSMTQIIVPLPWVVQAPRLFAGQIHFGDVGQSASAFGNINDSLSFFRNNYDAFAAFRAAIIRLHGLVDANEKGRELPKIATGSTNDGSVRLERIEVRTPTGERLIDPLDLDLPSGDSLVVVGSSGVGKTTLLRSLAELWPYASGTLSRPEGDNETMFLSQLPYVPLGSLRDVVCYPNEPGDIPDAALREALTKVALAPLGDQLDQVDDWAKVLSPGEQQRIAFARILLTKPRAVFLDEATSALDPGLEFALYQLVRTELPDCVVVSVSHRPTVEQHHNHMLELLGEGQWRLGRVEARV, from the coding sequence GTGGAGCCGAAGCCGTTCAAGCCGTCCATCAACTGGTCTGCGGCATTCCACGACTCCGTGCTGTGGACGCTGAAAGCCTGGGCGATCGCCGCGGTGGTCGTCCTCATCGTGCTGGTGCTGATGCGCTACCTCACCGTCTGGGGCCGGCAATACTGGCGGATCACGGGCGCCTACTTCAAGGGGCGCCGAGCCGTGCCGGTGTGGCTGATGTTTGGGGTGCTGCTGTTGTCGGTCATCGTCGCGGTGCGGCTCAACGTGTTGTTCAGCTACCAGAGCAACGACCTTTACACGGCGGTGCAGACGGCGTTCGAAGGCATTGCCGTCGGCGACGACAAGATCAAAAGCTCAGGCGTCCATGGCTTTTGGATGTCGATCGCCATCTTCTCTCTGCTGGCGGCGTTGTTCATCGGCCGGATAATGCTCGACATCTATCTGACCCAGCGCTTCATCATCGCGTGGCGGGTGTGGCTGACCGGACACCTGACCGACGACTGGTTACACGGCCGGGCCTACTACCGCGACCTTTTCATCGATAACACCATCGACAACCCCGACCAGCGCATCCAGCAAGACATCGACATCTTCACCGCCGGCGTCGGCGCGACCCCCAACATCCCGTCCAACGGTACGAACTCCACGCTGCTGCTGGGTGCGGTCCATGCCGTGGTGTCGGTGGTCTCCTTCACCGCGATCCTGTGGAATCTCTCGGGGCACCTGAACATCCTCGGCTTCCAGCTGCCGCGCGCGCTGTTCTGGATAGTGGTGCTCTACGTGCTGCTCGCGACGATCGTCGCCTTTTGGCTGGGGCGCCCGCTGATCTGGCTGAGCTTCAACAACGAAAAGCTCAACGCCGCATTCCGTTACGCCCTGGTGCGGTTGCGTGACGCCGCGGAGGCGGTGGGCTTCTACCGCGGCGAACGGGTGGAGCGGCGCCAACTGTGGCGGCGTTTCACACCGATCATCGACAACTACCGCCGCTTCGTGCGCCGGACCATCATCTTCAACGGGTGGAACTGGTCGATGACGCAGATCATCGTCCCGCTGCCCTGGGTCGTGCAGGCCCCGCGGCTGTTCGCCGGGCAGATCCATTTCGGCGACGTGGGCCAGTCGGCATCCGCATTCGGCAACATCAACGACTCGTTGTCGTTCTTCCGCAACAACTACGACGCGTTCGCCGCATTCCGCGCGGCGATCATCCGGTTGCACGGGCTGGTCGACGCCAACGAGAAGGGGCGCGAATTGCCCAAGATCGCAACGGGTTCCACCAATGACGGTTCGGTGCGGCTCGAGCGCATCGAGGTGCGAACACCGACGGGCGAGCGATTGATCGATCCGCTCGACCTGGACCTGCCCAGCGGAGATTCGTTGGTGGTCGTCGGCTCGTCGGGGGTCGGCAAGACGACGCTGCTGCGCAGCCTCGCCGAATTGTGGCCGTACGCGTCGGGCACGCTGAGTCGGCCGGAAGGCGACAACGAAACGATGTTCCTGTCGCAGCTGCCCTACGTGCCGCTGGGGAGTCTGCGCGACGTTGTCTGCTACCCGAACGAACCCGGCGACATCCCCGACGCCGCCCTGCGCGAGGCCCTGACCAAGGTGGCGCTGGCCCCGTTGGGCGATCAGCTCGACCAGGTCGACGACTGGGCCAAGGTGCTCTCACCCGGTGAGCAGCAGCGCATCGCCTTCGCCAGAATTCTGTTGACCAAACCGCGCGCGGTGTTCCTCGACGAGGCCACCTCCGCGCTGGACCCGGGGCTGGAGTTCGCGCTCTACCAGTTGGTGCG
- the garA gene encoding glycogen accumulation regulator GarA has translation MTDNNEQTSDEVTVETTSVFRADFLNELDAPAQAGTESAVSGVEGLPAGSALLVVKRGPNAGSRFLLDQAITSAGRHPDSDIFLDDVTVSRRHAEFRLEGNEFHVVDVGSLNGTYVNREPVDSAVLANSDEVQIGKFRLVFLTGPKQGDDGGDSGGGTGG, from the coding sequence GTGACGGACAACAACGAGCAGACTTCTGACGAAGTCACCGTGGAGACGACCTCGGTCTTTCGCGCCGATTTCCTCAACGAACTGGATGCTCCGGCACAAGCGGGCACCGAGAGCGCGGTATCCGGGGTGGAAGGACTCCCCGCCGGTTCGGCCTTGCTGGTCGTCAAACGCGGACCCAACGCCGGGTCGCGCTTCCTGCTCGACCAGGCCATCACGTCCGCTGGCCGGCACCCCGACAGCGACATATTCCTCGATGACGTCACCGTGAGCCGGCGCCACGCCGAATTCCGGTTGGAGGGCAACGAGTTCCACGTCGTCGACGTCGGCAGCCTGAACGGCACCTACGTCAACCGCGAGCCGGTAGATTCGGCGGTGTTGGCCAACAGTGACGAGGTGCAAATCGGCAAGTTCCGGTTGGTGTTCCTGACCGGACCCAAGCAAGGTGACGACGGTGGCGACTCGGGAGGGGGAACCGGAGGCTAG
- the secA2 gene encoding accessory Sec system translocase SecA2, producing MSKTTSDRPGRFSSRFWRLLGASTEKNQSRSLTQVTASEEYNEEAAELTDDKLRKAAGLLKLEDLADSEDIPQFLAIAREAAERSTGLRPFDVQLLGALRMLAGDVIEMATGEGKTLAGAIAAAGYALAGRHVHVVTINDYLARRDAEWMGPLIEAMGLTVGWITGESTSEERRAAYECDVTYASVNEIGFDVLRDQLVTDVADLVSPNPDVALIDEADSVLVDEALVPLVLAGTTHRETPRLEIIELVGQLDAETDYDTDSDNRNVHLTDVGARKVEKALGGIDLYSEEHVGTTLTEVNVALHAHVLLQRDVHYIVRDDAVHLINASRGRIAQLQRWPDGLQAAVEAKEGIETTETGEVLDTITVQALINRYATVCGMTGTALAAGEQLRQFYKLGVSPIPPNTPNIREDEADRVYITAAAKNDAIVDHIAEVHDTGQPVLVGTRDVAESEELHERLVRRGVPAVVLNAKNDAEEAQVIAEAGTYGTVTVSTQMAGRGTDIRLGGSDESDHDRVAELGGLHVVGTGRHHTERLDNQLRGRAGRQGDPGSSVFFSSWEDDVVAANLDRNKLPTETDEDGRIVSPKSSGLLDHAQRVAEGRLLDVHANTWRYNQLIAQQRAIIVDRRNTLLRTATAREELAELAPDRYEELSKDIDEERLETICRQIMLFHLDRGWADHLAYLADIRESIHLRALGRQNPLDEFHRMAVDAFASLAADAIEAAQQTFETANVLEEEQGLDLSKLARPTSTWTYMVNDNPLSDDTLSTLSLPGVFR from the coding sequence GTGTCAAAGACCACCAGCGACCGGCCTGGCCGCTTCAGCAGCCGATTTTGGCGCCTGCTCGGCGCCAGCACCGAGAAGAATCAGAGCCGCTCCCTCACTCAGGTCACCGCCTCGGAGGAGTACAACGAGGAAGCCGCCGAGCTCACCGACGACAAGCTGCGCAAGGCGGCGGGGCTGCTCAAGCTGGAGGATCTCGCCGACTCCGAAGACATTCCGCAGTTCCTGGCGATCGCCCGGGAAGCGGCGGAACGCTCAACGGGGTTGCGGCCCTTCGACGTTCAGCTGCTGGGGGCGCTGCGGATGCTGGCCGGCGACGTGATCGAGATGGCTACCGGTGAGGGCAAGACGCTCGCGGGCGCGATCGCGGCCGCGGGCTATGCGCTGGCGGGCCGGCACGTGCACGTGGTGACCATCAACGACTACCTGGCCCGCCGCGACGCCGAGTGGATGGGTCCGCTGATCGAGGCCATGGGCCTGACCGTCGGCTGGATCACCGGGGAGTCGACGAGCGAAGAGCGCCGCGCCGCCTACGAATGCGACGTCACCTACGCCTCGGTCAACGAGATCGGCTTCGACGTGCTGCGCGACCAGCTGGTGACCGACGTCGCCGACCTGGTGTCGCCCAATCCCGATGTGGCGCTGATCGATGAGGCCGATTCCGTGCTGGTCGACGAGGCGCTGGTGCCGCTGGTGCTGGCCGGCACCACGCACCGCGAGACGCCGCGACTGGAGATCATCGAGCTGGTCGGCCAGCTCGACGCCGAGACCGATTACGACACCGACTCCGACAACCGCAACGTGCATCTCACCGACGTCGGCGCCCGCAAGGTGGAAAAGGCGCTCGGCGGCATCGACCTGTACTCCGAGGAACACGTCGGCACCACGCTCACCGAGGTCAACGTCGCGCTGCACGCCCACGTGCTGCTGCAGCGCGACGTGCACTACATCGTGCGCGACGACGCGGTGCACCTGATCAACGCCTCCCGCGGCCGCATCGCGCAACTGCAGCGCTGGCCGGACGGCCTGCAGGCCGCCGTCGAGGCCAAGGAGGGCATCGAAACCACCGAGACCGGTGAGGTGCTCGACACCATCACGGTGCAGGCGCTGATCAACCGCTACGCGACCGTGTGCGGCATGACCGGTACCGCGCTGGCCGCCGGCGAGCAGCTGCGCCAGTTCTACAAGCTCGGCGTGTCACCGATACCGCCCAACACCCCCAACATTCGCGAGGACGAGGCCGACCGGGTGTACATCACCGCGGCCGCCAAGAACGACGCGATCGTCGATCACATCGCCGAGGTGCACGACACCGGGCAGCCGGTGCTCGTCGGGACCCGCGACGTCGCCGAATCCGAGGAGCTGCACGAGCGGCTGGTGCGCCGCGGCGTGCCCGCGGTGGTGCTCAACGCCAAGAACGACGCCGAGGAGGCGCAGGTGATCGCCGAGGCCGGCACCTACGGCACCGTCACGGTGTCCACCCAGATGGCCGGCCGCGGCACCGACATCCGGCTCGGCGGCTCCGACGAGTCCGACCACGACCGGGTCGCCGAGCTGGGCGGGCTGCACGTGGTCGGCACCGGCCGCCATCACACCGAGCGGCTGGACAACCAGCTGCGCGGCCGCGCCGGACGCCAGGGCGACCCGGGGTCGTCGGTGTTCTTCTCCAGCTGGGAGGACGACGTCGTCGCGGCCAACCTCGACCGCAACAAGCTGCCCACCGAAACCGACGAGGACGGCCGGATCGTCAGCCCCAAGAGCAGCGGGCTGCTCGACCACGCGCAGCGCGTCGCCGAGGGCCGGCTACTGGATGTGCACGCCAACACCTGGCGCTACAACCAGCTGATCGCCCAGCAGCGCGCCATCATCGTCGATCGGCGAAACACGTTGCTGCGCACCGCAACCGCGCGCGAGGAGCTGGCCGAACTGGCGCCCGACCGCTACGAGGAGCTGTCCAAGGACATCGACGAGGAGCGCCTCGAGACGATTTGCCGGCAGATCATGCTCTTTCACCTCGACCGCGGCTGGGCCGACCATCTGGCGTACCTGGCCGACATCCGCGAGAGCATCCACCTGCGCGCGCTCGGCCGGCAGAACCCGCTCGACGAGTTTCACCGGATGGCCGTCGACGCGTTCGCGTCACTGGCGGCCGACGCGATCGAAGCGGCCCAGCAGACGTTCGAAACCGCCAACGTCCTCGAAGAGGAGCAGGGGCTGGACCTGTCCAAGCTGGCGCGGCCGACGTCGACGTGGACCTACATGGTCAACGACAACCCGCTGTCCGATGACACGCTGTCGACGCTGAGCCTGCCCGGGGTCTTCCGCTAG
- the gcvH gene encoding glycine cleavage system protein GcvH — protein sequence MSDIPADLHYTAEHEWVRRSGGDTVRVGITDFAQSALGDVVFVQLPDVGSEVSAGESFGEVESTKSVSDLYAPVSGKVVAVNGDLEGSPQLVNSDPYGAGWLLDVQAADLGALESEVSELLDAEAYRGTLTE from the coding sequence GTGAGCGATATCCCCGCCGATCTGCACTACACCGCCGAACACGAGTGGGTTCGCCGCAGCGGGGGAGACACCGTGCGCGTCGGGATCACCGATTTCGCGCAGTCGGCACTGGGCGACGTCGTCTTTGTGCAGTTGCCCGACGTCGGCAGCGAGGTGTCCGCGGGCGAGTCGTTCGGCGAGGTGGAGTCGACCAAGTCGGTCTCCGATCTCTACGCGCCGGTCTCGGGCAAGGTGGTGGCCGTCAACGGCGACCTCGAGGGCAGCCCGCAACTGGTGAACTCCGACCCGTACGGCGCGGGCTGGCTGCTCGATGTGCAGGCCGCCGACCTGGGCGCTTTGGAGTCGGAGGTGTCCGAGTTGCTCGACGCCGAGGCCTACCGCGGCACGCTGACCGAATGA
- the ftsR gene encoding transcriptional regulator FtsR gives MSAPDSPALAGMSIGGVLELLRPDFPDVTISKIRFLEAEGLVTPQRAASGYRRFTAYDCARLRFILTAQRDHYLPLKVIRAQLDAQPDGELPPFGSPYGVPRLVSVGDSAGSGAEHPIGSKVGSEAGPAPVRLSRKDVLERSGVDDDLLTALLRAGVITTGRGGFFDEHAVVILQCARALSEYGVEPRHLRAFRSAADRQSDLIAQIAGPLVKGGRAGARDRADDLAREVAALAITLHTSLIKSAVRDVLQR, from the coding sequence GTGAGCGCGCCCGATAGCCCGGCACTGGCCGGGATGTCGATCGGGGGGGTCCTCGAGCTGCTGAGGCCGGATTTCCCCGACGTCACCATCTCCAAGATCCGCTTCCTGGAGGCCGAAGGGCTGGTGACGCCGCAGCGCGCCGCATCGGGCTATCGGAGATTCACCGCGTACGACTGTGCACGGCTGCGCTTCATCCTCACCGCGCAGCGCGACCACTACCTGCCCCTGAAGGTGATCCGCGCGCAGCTGGACGCTCAACCCGACGGTGAGCTACCGCCGTTCGGATCGCCTTATGGCGTACCGCGATTGGTGTCGGTGGGGGACAGCGCCGGCTCGGGGGCTGAGCATCCCATCGGATCCAAAGTCGGATCCGAGGCGGGACCGGCCCCCGTCCGGCTGAGCCGAAAGGACGTCCTGGAGCGCTCGGGGGTGGACGACGATCTGCTGACTGCGCTGCTCAGGGCGGGCGTGATCACCACCGGGCGGGGCGGATTCTTCGACGAGCACGCGGTCGTGATCCTGCAATGTGCGCGGGCGCTGTCGGAGTACGGCGTCGAGCCGCGCCATCTGCGGGCGTTTCGCTCGGCGGCCGATCGGCAGTCCGACCTGATCGCGCAGATCGCGGGGCCGTTGGTCAAGGGCGGTAGGGCCGGTGCCCGCGACCGCGCCGACGACTTGGCGCGGGAGGTCGCCGCGCTCGCCATAACTTTGCACACCTCGTTGATCAAGTCCGCGGTGCGCGACGTTCTGCAGCGCTGA
- a CDS encoding acetolactate synthase — MSLDAPSTQTVHAGQLIARRLRASGIDTMFTLSGGHLFSIYDGCRSEGIRLIDTRHEQTAAFAAEGWSKVTRVPGVAALTAGPGVTNGMSAMAAAQQNCSPLLILGGRAPALRWGMGSLQEIDHVPFVAPLTRFAATAQSAEAAGRLVDDALRATVGAPSGVGFVDFPMDHVFSSSDDDGRPGALDSLPAAPHADPDAVDRACQLLSAAQRPVIMAGTNVWWGRGEAALLRLAEQRRIPVLMNGMARGAVPADHPLAFSRARSKALGEADVAVVIGVPMDFRLGFGKVFGAQTQLIVADRVVPEREHPRPVAAGLYGDLTHTLSALAGAGAGEHRDWIGELRATEAAARAGERAELADDRTPLHPMRVYAELAPMLDRDAIVVIDGGDFGSYAGRVIDSYLPGCWLDSGPFGCLGSGPGYALAAKLARPDRQVVLLQGDGAFGFSGMEWDTLVRHNVPVVSVIGNNGIWALEKHPMEALYGYSVVAELRPGTRYDEVVRALGGHGELVSTPAELRPALERAFTSGRPAVVNVLTDPNVVYPRRSNLA, encoded by the coding sequence ATGAGTCTCGACGCTCCCTCCACCCAGACCGTGCACGCCGGTCAACTCATCGCGCGGCGGCTGCGGGCCAGCGGCATCGACACGATGTTCACCCTGTCCGGCGGCCACCTGTTCTCCATCTATGACGGCTGCCGCAGCGAGGGCATCCGGCTGATCGACACCCGTCACGAGCAGACCGCCGCCTTCGCCGCCGAGGGCTGGTCGAAGGTCACCCGGGTGCCGGGGGTGGCCGCGCTGACGGCCGGACCCGGCGTCACCAACGGGATGAGCGCGATGGCCGCCGCGCAGCAGAACTGCTCGCCGCTGCTGATTCTCGGCGGCCGCGCCCCGGCGCTGCGCTGGGGCATGGGATCGCTCCAGGAGATCGACCATGTTCCGTTCGTGGCCCCGCTGACGCGCTTCGCGGCGACCGCGCAGTCCGCCGAGGCCGCGGGTCGGCTGGTCGACGACGCGCTGCGGGCGACCGTCGGCGCCCCCTCGGGCGTCGGCTTCGTCGACTTCCCGATGGACCACGTGTTCTCCAGCTCCGACGATGACGGCCGGCCTGGCGCCCTGGACAGCTTGCCGGCCGCGCCGCACGCCGACCCCGACGCCGTCGATCGGGCCTGCCAGCTGCTGTCCGCGGCGCAACGCCCGGTGATCATGGCCGGCACCAACGTCTGGTGGGGACGCGGCGAGGCCGCGCTGCTCCGCCTGGCCGAGCAGCGACGGATCCCGGTGCTGATGAACGGCATGGCCCGCGGCGCGGTGCCCGCCGACCACCCGCTGGCGTTCTCCCGCGCACGCTCAAAAGCGTTGGGGGAGGCTGATGTTGCCGTGGTGATCGGGGTGCCGATGGATTTCCGGCTGGGTTTCGGCAAGGTGTTCGGCGCGCAGACCCAGCTGATCGTGGCGGACCGTGTCGTCCCGGAACGCGAGCATCCGCGCCCCGTCGCGGCCGGACTGTACGGCGACCTGACGCACACCCTTTCGGCTTTGGCGGGCGCCGGTGCCGGCGAGCATCGGGACTGGATCGGCGAGCTGCGCGCGACCGAGGCCGCGGCGCGTGCCGGCGAGCGGGCCGAGCTGGCCGACGATCGGACCCCGCTGCACCCGATGCGGGTGTACGCCGAGTTGGCGCCCATGCTGGACCGCGACGCCATCGTCGTCATCGACGGCGGGGATTTCGGCTCCTATGCCGGCCGGGTGATCGACAGCTATTTGCCCGGCTGCTGGCTGGACAGCGGACCGTTCGGCTGCCTCGGCTCGGGCCCGGGCTACGCGTTGGCCGCCAAACTCGCCCGACCCGACCGTCAGGTCGTCCTGCTGCAGGGCGATGGCGCGTTCGGGTTCAGCGGCATGGAATGGGACACCCTGGTGCGGCACAACGTGCCCGTCGTCTCGGTGATCGGCAACAACGGAATCTGGGCTCTCGAAAAGCATCCCATGGAGGCGTTGTACGGCTATTCGGTGGTGGCCGAGCTACGGCCCGGCACCCGCTACGACGAGGTGGTGCGCGCGCTCGGTGGCCACGGCGAGCTGGTCTCGACGCCGGCCGAGCTGCGGCCCGCCCTCGAACGCGCCTTCACCAGTGGGCGGCCCGCTGTGGTCAACGTGCTCACCGACCCGAACGTCGTCTACCCAAGGCGCTCCAACCTGGCCTGA
- a CDS encoding small basic family protein: MIGIAALAIGIVLGLVFHPSVPEAIQPYLPIAVVAALDAVFGGLRAYLERIFDPKVFVISFVFNVLVAALIVYVGDQLGVGTQLSTAIIVVLGIRIFGNAAALRRRLFGA; encoded by the coding sequence ATGATCGGTATCGCGGCGCTTGCCATCGGCATCGTGTTGGGTTTGGTTTTCCACCCCAGCGTGCCCGAGGCCATCCAGCCCTACCTGCCGATCGCGGTGGTCGCCGCTCTCGACGCGGTCTTCGGCGGCCTGCGCGCCTACCTCGAGCGGATTTTCGACCCGAAGGTGTTCGTGATTTCGTTCGTGTTCAACGTCTTGGTGGCCGCGCTCATCGTCTACGTCGGCGACCAACTGGGGGTGGGCACGCAGCTGTCCACGGCGATCATCGTGGTGCTGGGCATCCGCATCTTCGGCAACGCGGCGGCCCTGCGCCGCCGGCTGTTCGGGGCTTGA